One genomic segment of Centropristis striata isolate RG_2023a ecotype Rhode Island chromosome 13, C.striata_1.0, whole genome shotgun sequence includes these proteins:
- the LOC131982651 gene encoding immunoglobulin lambda-1 light chain-like, whose protein sequence is MLGTLCTLITALTCVSGVTLVTQKPPVVTVRKGETATMDCNLGTVTNSYARWYKQIPGGVPQFVLYFYHTSSSPTYGSGFSSPKFTSTHQSTSDYRLIINNVEEGDSAVYYCQTWDSSADEVVFGQGTKLIVTSSSLPRPVLTLFPPSSAELQSNKASLVCLSSQSVPFADVSWLVGGSPVSSGISTSTAVHKPDQTFQISSYLSVQTSDWNMDKVYTCKVSLGSQTSEENIKKSDCPTEQ, encoded by the exons ATGCTGGGGACCCTCTGCACTCTCATCACTGCTCTAACAT GTGTGAGTGGTGTGACGCTGGTGACACAGAAGCCTCCTGTTGTGACAGtgaggaaaggagagacagcCACCATGGACTGTAACCTGGGGACTGTTACTAACAGTTATGCTCGCTGGTACAAACAGATTCCAGGAGgagttcctcagtttgtgctatATTTTTATCACACTTCAAGCTCTCCAACCTATGGCTCTGGTTTCTCCTCTCCAAAGTTCACTTCTACTCATCAGTCAACATCAGATTATCGTTTGATCATCAACAATGTGGAGGAGGGAGACTCAGCAGTCTATTACTGTCAAACATGGGACAGCTCTGCTGACGAG GTGGTATTCGGACAAGGAACCAAGCTGATTGTGACAA gctcCAGCCTCCCTCGTCCTGTCCTGACTCTCTTCCCTCCGTCCAGTGCTGAGCTCCAGTCCAACAAAGCCTCTCTGGTCTGTCTGTCCAGTCAGTCTGTGCCTTTTGCAGATGTGagctggttggttggtgggaGTCCAGTGAGCAGTGGGATCTCTACCAGCACCGCTGTTCACAAACCAGACCAGACTTTCCAAATCAGCAGCTATCTGTCCGTCCAGACGTCAGACTGGAACATGGATAAGGTTTACACATGTAAAGTGTCTTTGGGCTCCCAGACTTCAGAGGAAAACATCAAAAAGTCAGACTGTCCCACTGAACAATAG
- the LOC131983608 gene encoding immunoglobulin lambda-1 light chain-like, which translates to MLGTLCTLITALTCVSGVTLVTQKPPVVTVRKGETATMDCNLGTYTGSYARWYKQIPGGVPQYVLTFYHGWSSVRYGSGFSSPKFTSTHQSTSDYRLIINSVEEGDSAVYYCKTWDSSAKENVFGQGTKLIVTSSSLPRPVLTLFPPSSAELQSNKASLVCLSSQSVPFADVSWLVGGSPVSSGISTSTAVHKPDQTFQISSYLSVQTSDWNMDKVYTCKVSLGSQTSEENIKKSDCPTEQ; encoded by the exons ATGCTGGGGACCCTCTGCACTCTCATCACTGCTCTAACAT GTGTGAGTGGTGTGACGCTGGTGACACAGAAGCCTCCTGTTGTGACAGtgaggaaaggagagacagcCACCATGGACTGTAACCTGGGGACTTATACTGGCAGTTATGCTCGCTGGTACAAACAGATTCCTGGAGGAGTTCCTCAGTATGTTCTGACATTTTATCACGGCTGGAGCTCTGTACGTTATGGCTCTGGTTTCTCCTCTCCAAAGTTCACTTCTACTCATCAGTCAACATCAGATTATCGTTTGATCATCAACAGTGTGGAGGAGGGAGACTCAGCAGTCTATTACTGTAAAACATGGGACAGCTCTGCTAAGGAGAAC GTATTCGGACAAGGAACCAAGCTGATTGTGACAA gctcCAGCCTCCCTCGTCCTGTCCTGACTCTCTTCCCTCCGTCCAGTGCTGAGCTCCAGTCCAACAAAGCCTCTCTGGTCTGTCTGTCCAGTCAGTCTGTGCCTTTTGCAGATGTGagctggttggttggtgggaGTCCAGTGAGCAGTGGGATCTCTACCAGCACCGCTGTTCACAAACCAGACCAGACTTTCCAAATCAGCAGCTATCTGTCCGTCCAGACGTCAGACTGGAACATGGATAAGGTTTACACATGTAAAGTGTCTTTGGGCTCCCAGACTTCAGAGGAAAACATCAAAAAGTCAGACTGTCCCACTGAACAATAG
- the LOC131983606 gene encoding immunoglobulin lambda-1 light chain-like: MLGTLCTLITALTCVSGVTLVTQKPPVVTVRKGETATMDCNLGTVTDNYANWYKQIPGGVPQYVLSFYHEDSSPDYGSGFSSPKFTSTHQSTSDYRLIINNVEEGDSAVYYCKTWDDSANEVVFGQGTKLIVTSSSLPRPVLTLFPPSSAELQSNKASLVCLSSQSVPFADVSWLVGGSPVSSGISTSTAVHKPDQTFQISSYLSVQTSDWNMDKVYTCKVSLGSQTSEENIKKSDCPTEQ; this comes from the exons ATGCTGGGGACCCTCTGCACTCTCATCACTGCTCTAACAT GTGTGAGTGGTGTGACGCTGGTGACACAGAAGCCTCCTGTTGTGACAGtgaggaaaggagagacagcCACCATGGACTGTAACCTGGGGACTGTTACTGACAATTATGCTAACTGGTACAAACAGATTCCTGGAGGAGTTCCTCAGTATGTGTTAAGCTTTTACCATGAAGACAGCTCTCCAGACTATGGCTCTGGTTTCTCCTCTCCAAAGTTCACTTCTACTCATCAGTCAACATCAGATTATCGTTTGATCATCAACAATGTGGAGGAGGGAGACTCAGCAGTCTACTACTGTAAAACATGGGACGACTCTGCTAACGAG GTGGTATTCGGACAAGGAACCAAGCTGATTGTGACAA gctcCAGCCTCCCTCGTCCTGTCCTGACTCTCTTCCCTCCGTCCAGTGCTGAGCTCCAGTCCAACAAAGCCTCTCTGGTCTGTCTGTCCAGTCAGTCTGTGCCTTTTGCAGATGTGagctggttggttggtgggaGTCCAGTGAGCAGTGGGATCTCTACCAGCACCGCTGTTCACAAACCAGACCAGACTTTCCAAATCAGCAGCTATCTGTCCGTCCAGACGTCAGACTGGAACATGGATAAGGTTTACACATGTAAAGTGTCTTTGGGCTCCCAGACTTCAGAGGAAAACATCAAAAAGTCAGACTGTCCCACTGAACAATAG
- the LOC131983645 gene encoding immunoglobulin lambda-1 light chain-like — translation MLGTLCTLITALTCVSGVTLVTQKPPVVTVRKGETATMDCNLGADTGSGTRWYKHIPGGVPQYMLNSFHGWSSPIYASGFSSPKFTSTHQSTSDYRLIINNVEEGDSAVYYCETWDNSANEVVFGQGTKLIVTGSSLPRPVLTLFPPSSAELQSNKASLVCLSSQSVPFADVSWLVGGSPVSSGISTSTAVHKPDQTFQISSYLSVQTSDWNMDKVYTCKVSLGSQTSEENIKKSDCPTEQ, via the exons ATGCTGGGGACCCTCTGCACTCTCATCACTGCTCTAACAT GTGTGAGTGGTGTGACGCTGGTGACACAGAAGCCTCCTGTTGTGACAGtgaggaaaggagagacagcCACCATGGACTGTAACCTGGGGGCTGATACTGGCAGTGGTACTCGCTGGTACAAACATATTCCTGGAGGAGTTCCTCAGTATAtgttaaattcttttcatggtTGGAGCTCTCCAATCTATGCCTCTGGTTTCTCCTCTCCAAAGTTCACTTCTACTCATCAGTCAACATCAGATTATCGTTTGATCATCAACAATGTGGAGGAGGGAGACTCAGCAGTCTATTACTGTGAAACATGGGACAACTCTGCTAACGAG GTGGTATTCGGACAAGGAACCAAGCTGATTGTGACAG gctcCAGCCTCCCTCGTCCTGTCCTGACTCTCTTCCCTCCATCCAGTGCTGAGCTCCAGTCCAACAAAGCCTCTCTGGTCTGTCTGTCCAGTCAGTCTGTGCCTTTTGCAGATGTGagctggttggttggtgggaGTCCAGTGAGCAGTGGGATCTCTACCAGCACCGCTGTTCACAAACCAGACCAGACTTTCCAAATCAGCAGCTATCTGTCCGTCCAGACGTCAGACTGGAACATGGATAAGGTTTACACATGTAAAGTGTCTTTGGGCTCCCAGACTTCAGAGGAAAACATCAAAAAGTCAGACTGTCCCACTGAACAATAG